From one Tsukamurella tyrosinosolvens genomic stretch:
- the folC gene encoding bifunctional tetrahydrofolate synthase/dihydrofolate synthase — MTVPAFAADPDDLAELAQVEAELDQRWPETKIEPSLTRIAALMQLLGSPQDAYPSIQVAGTNGKSSTARMIDSLLLAFSRRTGRITSPHLQLATERIAIDGAPLTAKQYVETYRELEPFVELVDAQSEAADGPRMSKFEVLTAMAFAAFAEAPVDVAVVEVGLGGTWDATNVVTAEVAVITPIGLDHVEILGPDLASIAGEKAGIVKRAPERLIPKDTVMIVGKQEPAAMDVLLRKAVEADAAVAREGSEFAVVERRVAVGGQQLTLQGLGGVYDDVFLPLHGEHQANNAAVALAAVEAFFGAGADQQLDIDTVREGFAKSASPGRLERVRSAPTVLIDAAHNPHGAQALARTIETEFGFRTLIGVVSVLADKDAVGVLTALEPVLDTVVVTHNGSPRALEVERLAAIAEEIFGEDRVVTSPTMVDAVETAVALADQESDDEDGPASGVGVLITGSVVTAGAARSLFGKEPQ, encoded by the coding sequence GTGACGGTGCCCGCCTTCGCCGCCGACCCCGACGACCTCGCCGAGCTGGCGCAGGTCGAGGCCGAACTCGACCAGCGCTGGCCCGAGACGAAGATCGAGCCCTCGCTGACGCGCATCGCCGCGCTCATGCAGCTGCTCGGGTCGCCGCAGGACGCGTACCCGTCGATCCAGGTCGCGGGCACCAACGGCAAGTCGTCGACGGCGCGGATGATCGACTCGCTGCTGCTCGCCTTCTCGCGCCGCACGGGCCGGATCACCAGCCCGCACCTGCAGCTCGCCACGGAGCGCATCGCGATCGACGGGGCGCCGCTCACCGCCAAGCAGTACGTCGAGACCTACCGCGAGCTCGAGCCCTTCGTCGAGCTCGTCGACGCCCAGTCCGAGGCCGCCGACGGCCCGCGGATGAGCAAGTTCGAGGTACTCACCGCCATGGCCTTCGCCGCCTTCGCCGAGGCCCCCGTCGACGTCGCCGTCGTCGAGGTCGGGCTCGGCGGCACCTGGGACGCCACCAACGTGGTGACCGCCGAGGTCGCCGTCATCACCCCGATCGGTCTCGACCACGTGGAGATCCTCGGACCCGACCTGGCGTCGATCGCGGGGGAGAAGGCCGGCATCGTCAAGCGCGCGCCCGAGCGGCTCATCCCCAAGGACACCGTGATGATCGTGGGCAAGCAGGAGCCCGCGGCCATGGACGTGCTGCTGCGCAAGGCCGTCGAGGCCGACGCGGCCGTCGCGCGCGAGGGCTCCGAGTTCGCCGTCGTCGAGCGCCGCGTCGCCGTCGGGGGACAGCAGCTCACCCTGCAGGGACTCGGAGGCGTCTACGACGACGTCTTCCTCCCGCTGCACGGCGAGCACCAGGCCAACAACGCCGCGGTCGCCCTGGCCGCGGTCGAGGCCTTCTTCGGCGCCGGTGCCGACCAGCAGCTCGACATCGACACGGTGCGCGAGGGTTTCGCGAAGTCCGCGTCGCCGGGCCGGCTGGAGCGGGTCCGCAGTGCCCCGACGGTGCTCATCGACGCCGCGCACAACCCGCACGGCGCGCAGGCGTTGGCCCGGACCATCGAGACGGAGTTCGGCTTCCGCACCCTGATCGGCGTCGTCTCCGTGCTCGCCGACAAGGACGCCGTCGGCGTGCTGACGGCGCTCGAGCCGGTGCTCGACACCGTCGTCGTCACCCACAACGGCTCACCCCGCGCGCTCGAGGTGGAGCGGCTCGCGGCCATCGCCGAGGAGATCTTCGGTGAGGACCGCGTGGTCACCTCGCCCACCATGGTCGACGCGGTGGAGACCGCCGTCGCGCTCGCCGACCAGGAGTCGGACGACGAGGACGGCCCCGCCTCGGGCGTCGGAGTCCTCATCACCGGTTCCGTGGTCACCGCGGGCGCCGCGCGCTCGCTGTTCGGAAAGGAACCCCAGTGA